Proteins encoded within one genomic window of Streptomyces kaniharaensis:
- a CDS encoding phosphatase PAP2 family protein — MSYRALAVYDGSGIDGSLYSQVNRWAEAAPYWLDELIRIWSAIGLGLFAVFMVFAWWRARGADSAVMAKVLASPAIVVVAYAVNSVFKSLVEEVRPCAQIPGSVSLETCPGTGDWSFPSNHSVIAFAAAGALWFADRRLGWIAGIFAALMAASRVWVGVHYPHDVAVGALVGIVAAVVLAPLAGRCAPLVDRMRAGALRPLLGPGALPVVIRGQASYEARRY; from the coding sequence ATGTCCTACCGGGCTCTCGCCGTGTACGACGGCAGTGGTATCGACGGCAGCCTCTACAGCCAGGTGAACCGCTGGGCCGAGGCCGCCCCGTACTGGCTCGACGAGCTGATCAGGATCTGGTCGGCGATCGGCCTCGGCCTGTTCGCGGTCTTCATGGTGTTCGCCTGGTGGCGGGCGCGCGGCGCCGACTCGGCCGTGATGGCCAAGGTGCTGGCCTCGCCGGCGATCGTGGTCGTCGCGTACGCCGTCAACTCGGTGTTCAAGAGCCTGGTCGAGGAGGTCCGGCCGTGCGCCCAGATCCCCGGCAGCGTCTCGCTGGAGACCTGCCCGGGCACCGGTGACTGGTCCTTCCCGAGCAACCACTCGGTGATCGCCTTCGCCGCCGCCGGGGCGCTCTGGTTCGCCGACCGGCGGCTCGGCTGGATCGCCGGGATCTTCGCCGCCCTGATGGCCGCCTCCCGGGTCTGGGTCGGCGTGCACTACCCGCACGACGTGGCGGTCGGCGCGCTGGTCGGCATCGTGGCCGCCGTGGTGCTGGCTCCGCTCGCCGGGCGCTGCGCGCCGCTCGTCGACCGGATGCGGGCGGGGGCGCTGCGCCCGCTGCTCGGCCCGGGCGCGCTGCCCGTCGTGATCCGTGGGCAGGCGTCGTACGAGGCGCGACGGTACTGA
- a CDS encoding pyridoxamine 5'-phosphate oxidase family protein, which yields MPYRLDITQGDWPADLLRKGVEGLLAEAMVLTLATSGHERGPHANLAFFAYDDDLVLYFVSERSTRHSHHLAEEARAAATVFLPPPVFGEQLRGLQLTGSAGEAWGRQAEAALAAYQGRYPSFAQDEDVRRQYLTGAGAGALYRFEVDELTAVDEPNFGRRNYLRARVVR from the coding sequence ATGCCGTACCGACTCGACATCACGCAGGGGGACTGGCCGGCCGACCTGCTGCGCAAGGGCGTCGAGGGCCTGCTCGCCGAGGCCATGGTGCTCACCCTCGCCACCTCGGGCCACGAGCGCGGGCCGCACGCCAACCTGGCCTTCTTCGCGTACGACGACGACCTCGTCCTGTACTTCGTCAGCGAGCGCTCCACCAGACACAGCCACCACCTCGCCGAGGAGGCCCGGGCCGCCGCCACCGTCTTCCTGCCGCCGCCGGTCTTCGGCGAGCAGCTGCGCGGCCTCCAGCTCACCGGGAGCGCGGGCGAGGCGTGGGGGAGGCAGGCCGAGGCGGCGCTGGCCGCGTACCAGGGCCGGTACCCGTCCTTCGCGCAGGACGAGGACGTCCGGCGGCAGTACCTCACCGGGGCCGGGGCGGGGGCGCTGTACCGCTTCGAGGTGGACGAGCTGACGGCGGTGGACGAGCCGAACTTCGGGCGGCGCAACTACCTGCGCGCCCGGGTGGTGCGCTGA